From Streptomyces sp. CMB-StM0423, a single genomic window includes:
- a CDS encoding superoxide dismutase family protein, giving the protein MQAVARAAKAVRRHQGRAAALAAVPAAVALLVSGAAGPAPASAAEGAGLDVVAREAYFLPPEDAEPDDGLTYDPALVPAGAGIGVVEVARRGTTHVRLALTGLIPDRTYGAHVHTRPCGGSPDQAGPHYQNERDPVQPSADPAYANPENEVWLDFTTDLRGNAEATARQDWRFRPGEARSVVIHEHATMTHPGEAGMAGTRLACLSVPFE; this is encoded by the coding sequence ATGCAGGCGGTGGCGAGAGCGGCGAAGGCGGTGCGGCGGCACCAGGGCAGGGCGGCGGCGCTGGCCGCGGTGCCCGCGGCGGTGGCGCTGCTGGTGTCCGGGGCGGCCGGCCCCGCGCCGGCCTCGGCCGCGGAGGGCGCGGGCCTCGATGTCGTCGCCCGCGAGGCGTACTTCCTGCCGCCTGAGGACGCCGAGCCGGACGACGGGCTCACGTACGACCCGGCGCTCGTGCCCGCGGGAGCCGGCATCGGCGTGGTCGAGGTGGCCCGGCGCGGCACGACGCACGTCCGGCTTGCGCTGACGGGCCTGATTCCCGACCGTACGTACGGCGCACACGTCCACACCCGGCCCTGCGGCGGCAGCCCCGACCAGGCCGGTCCTCACTACCAGAACGAGCGGGACCCCGTGCAGCCGTCCGCCGACCCCGCGTACGCCAACCCGGAGAACGAGGTGTGGCTCGACTTCACCACCGACCTCCGGGGCAACGCCGAAGCCACGGCGCGCCAGGACTGGCGGTTCCGGCCGGGCGAAGCCCGCTCCGTCGTCATCCACGAGCACGCGACGATGACGCACCCGGGCGAGGCCGGCATGGCGGGCACGCGGCTGGCCTGCCTGTCGGTCCCGTTCGAGTAG
- a CDS encoding SH3 domain-containing protein has product MSIRKAAATLVATAALTLGALATTPSLAAADSEGQKAQAAPVAQANPYPYRGKVLGNSVVYKRAKPTTRSDILGWADSGTIVRIQCKVIGQNVLGNDRWYRVPVRGGHGYMSARYVQNLDQIPFCRR; this is encoded by the coding sequence ATGTCGATCCGCAAGGCTGCCGCCACCCTGGTGGCCACCGCCGCCCTGACCCTGGGCGCGCTCGCCACGACGCCGTCGCTCGCCGCAGCCGACTCCGAGGGGCAGAAGGCGCAGGCCGCGCCCGTCGCGCAGGCCAACCCCTACCCGTACCGGGGCAAGGTGCTCGGCAACAGCGTGGTCTACAAGCGGGCCAAGCCGACGACGCGCAGCGACATCCTCGGGTGGGCGGACTCCGGGACGATCGTCCGTATCCAGTGCAAGGTCATCGGTCAGAACGTGCTGGGCAACGACAGGTGGTACCGCGTGCCCGTGAGGGGCGGCCACGGCTACATGTCCGCCCGCTACGTGCAGAACCTGGACCAGATTCCCTTCTGCCGGCGGTGA
- a CDS encoding DUF3152 domain-containing protein: MAGRTRTSTRLAVGAVAFAILGAAGVVVWLFALPPSLVPDALRSHAPQAVVDNAKPPPLQVQQRTSGLRVPYRAPASGLPHSSGFAAGGSADMPALGDLLYRRRMGESYPVPAGLAGPGTFETVPGHDPAPGTGQVVRYRVDVEDDVPLDGRMFARAVQETLNDARSWGEDGRRTFERVSTGPADFAVTLASPGTTGEWCAMSGFDTTVDNVSCDSALTERVLINAFRWAQGSTTYGEDMFGYRQMLINHEVGHRLGHLHAFCERDGARAPVMMQQTLSLTTDGARCETNPWPYPDRG; the protein is encoded by the coding sequence GTGGCCGGTCGTACGCGTACGTCGACGCGTCTCGCGGTGGGCGCGGTGGCGTTCGCGATCCTCGGCGCCGCCGGGGTGGTGGTCTGGCTCTTCGCGCTCCCCCCGAGCCTCGTCCCCGACGCCCTGCGCTCCCACGCGCCGCAGGCCGTCGTCGACAACGCCAAGCCCCCGCCCCTCCAGGTGCAGCAGCGCACGTCGGGCCTCCGCGTGCCGTACCGCGCGCCGGCCTCCGGGCTGCCGCATAGCTCCGGCTTCGCCGCCGGCGGCTCGGCGGACATGCCGGCCCTCGGCGACCTGCTGTACCGGCGCCGGATGGGCGAGTCGTATCCGGTCCCCGCCGGGCTCGCCGGCCCCGGCACCTTCGAGACCGTCCCCGGCCACGACCCGGCCCCGGGTACGGGCCAGGTGGTGCGCTACCGCGTCGACGTCGAGGACGACGTACCCCTGGACGGCCGGATGTTCGCGCGGGCCGTACAGGAAACCCTCAACGACGCGCGGAGCTGGGGCGAGGACGGGCGGCGGACCTTCGAGCGCGTCTCGACCGGGCCCGCCGACTTCGCCGTCACCCTCGCCAGCCCCGGGACGACGGGGGAGTGGTGCGCCATGTCGGGCTTCGACACCACCGTCGACAACGTCTCGTGCGACTCCGCACTGACCGAGCGCGTCCTCATCAACGCCTTCCGCTGGGCCCAGGGCTCGACGACCTACGGCGAGGACATGTTCGGCTACCGCCAGATGCTCATCAACCACGAGGTGGGCCACCGGCTGGGGCACCTGCACGCCTTCTGCGAACGGGACGGGGCGCGGGCCCCCGTGATGATGCAGCAGACGCTGTCCCTCACCACCGACGGCGCGCGGTGCGAGACGAACCCCTGGCCCTACCCGGACCGTGGCTGA
- a CDS encoding phytoene/squalene synthase family protein, with amino-acid sequence MFAHELNAAGLRGAEAEAAYTACGRYLRRRNSAAFPVARFLLPPGKRPYYDAMLAFCGYADDVLDTTEQGMHERAERFDALRHEVLRRIDRGTAATAATGAGPVTAEAVLICRALAHTVRTWDMDPEGIRRFLRTLRTDLDTSTYATFEDLELYMRSVSGDMSIWVNTLLEPVDDEATVKAIALGYGVYMLDFLDDIAEDAALGRVYLPLADLERHGLSRDDLTTAAARQRMTPSLKEAVRFEADRVRRFFRLADGWHRHVHPSGQELPRQYLELGRTVLAELIRDDYDIFQRRRSTRLLCTARAGGTTARSYLRTLRHRRAHPHHIPGIPAQRADGEAQGG; translated from the coding sequence GTGTTCGCTCATGAACTGAACGCCGCCGGGCTGCGCGGCGCGGAGGCGGAGGCCGCGTACACCGCCTGCGGGCGGTACTTGAGGCGCCGCAACTCCGCGGCGTTTCCCGTGGCGCGCTTCCTGCTGCCGCCCGGCAAGCGCCCGTACTACGACGCGATGCTCGCGTTCTGCGGGTACGCGGACGACGTCCTCGACACCACCGAGCAGGGCATGCACGAGCGCGCCGAGCGGTTCGACGCGCTGCGGCACGAGGTGCTGCGCCGGATCGACCGGGGCACCGCCGCGACCGCGGCCACCGGCGCCGGGCCCGTGACCGCGGAAGCCGTGCTGATCTGCCGGGCGCTGGCCCACACGGTGCGTACCTGGGACATGGATCCGGAGGGGATCCGGCGCTTCCTGCGCACGCTGCGGACGGACCTGGACACCAGCACGTACGCGACGTTCGAGGATCTGGAGCTGTACATGCGCTCCGTCAGCGGGGACATGAGCATCTGGGTCAACACGCTGCTGGAACCGGTCGACGACGAGGCCACGGTGAAGGCCATCGCCCTGGGCTACGGCGTCTACATGCTCGACTTCCTCGACGACATCGCCGAGGACGCCGCCCTGGGCCGCGTCTACCTCCCCCTCGCCGACCTCGAACGCCACGGGCTCAGCCGCGACGACCTCACCACCGCGGCCGCCCGGCAGCGCATGACCCCGTCACTGAAGGAGGCCGTCCGCTTCGAGGCCGACCGGGTCCGGCGCTTCTTCCGGCTCGCGGACGGCTGGCACCGCCACGTCCACCCGTCGGGGCAGGAACTGCCGCGGCAGTATCTGGAGCTGGGCCGCACGGTCCTGGCCGAGCTGATCCGCGACGACTACGACATCTTCCAACGCCGCCGCAGCACCCGCCTGCTGTGCACGGCGCGCGCCGGCGGCACCACCGCGCGCTCCTACCTGCGCACCCTCCGGCACCGCCGCGCGCACCCCCACCACATCCCCGGCATCCCCGCACAGCGGGCGGACGGGGAGGCCCAGGGCGGGTAG
- a CDS encoding acyl-CoA dehydrogenase family protein, which produces MIAWSKDDERLREGIGLWFGKFGEDFSRYDREAAFPREPWHAVMESGLLRLPFDEKWGGLGQSLLTTMYVLEDLGRGCPNSALNFAITTHMVSTGIALQRFGSTALKDTYLPRISAGTAIGAHAVTEPDSGSDALGMRTTATADGDCYRLSGSKAFVGNGPVADLVVVYARTEPAAGPLGVTAFLVERDTPGLTFGSPTERTGLQPSPLCSLFLDDCRVPKTHILGRLGAGFLVLDHVMTWEILCCFIVSTGEMRRRLDRCVEYAGERGAFGRPIGGFQAVAHRIVDMKIGLETSRKWLYDTAEKFAAGRKVTADLATAKLVASRAALDSALGAVQVFGGNGYAAEHGLEQELRGAVAGTIHSGTAETQYNRIAATLGLGRAA; this is translated from the coding sequence GTGATCGCGTGGTCGAAGGACGACGAGAGGCTGAGAGAGGGGATCGGCCTGTGGTTCGGGAAGTTCGGCGAGGACTTCTCGCGCTACGACAGGGAAGCGGCCTTTCCGCGCGAACCCTGGCACGCCGTCATGGAATCCGGGCTCCTGCGCCTGCCCTTCGACGAGAAGTGGGGCGGCCTCGGCCAGTCCCTCCTCACCACCATGTACGTGCTGGAGGACCTGGGCCGCGGCTGCCCCAACAGCGCATTGAACTTCGCCATCACCACACACATGGTGAGCACCGGCATCGCCCTCCAGCGCTTCGGCTCCACCGCGCTCAAGGACACGTACCTGCCGCGGATCAGCGCCGGCACCGCCATCGGCGCCCACGCCGTCACCGAACCCGACAGCGGTTCCGACGCCCTCGGCATGCGGACGACCGCGACCGCCGACGGCGACTGCTACCGCCTCAGCGGCTCCAAGGCGTTCGTCGGCAACGGGCCTGTCGCCGACCTCGTCGTCGTCTACGCCAGGACCGAACCCGCCGCCGGACCCCTCGGCGTCACCGCCTTCCTCGTGGAACGCGACACTCCCGGCCTCACCTTCGGCAGCCCCACCGAGAGGACGGGGCTGCAGCCCTCGCCGCTGTGCTCGCTCTTCCTCGACGACTGCCGGGTGCCCAAGACCCACATCCTCGGCCGCCTCGGCGCCGGATTCCTCGTCCTTGACCACGTGATGACGTGGGAGATCCTGTGCTGCTTCATCGTCAGCACGGGCGAGATGCGCCGCCGCCTCGACCGCTGCGTCGAGTACGCGGGGGAGCGGGGCGCCTTCGGCCGGCCCATCGGCGGCTTCCAGGCCGTCGCCCACCGGATCGTCGACATGAAGATCGGCCTGGAGACGTCCAGGAAGTGGCTCTACGACACGGCCGAGAAGTTCGCCGCGGGCCGCAAGGTCACCGCCGACCTGGCGACCGCCAAGCTCGTCGCCAGCCGCGCCGCCCTCGACTCCGCCCTCGGCGCCGTGCAGGTCTTCGGCGGCAACGGCTACGCGGCCGAGCACGGCCTCGAACAGGAGCTGCGCGGCGCCGTCGCCGGAACCATCCACTCCGGTACCGCCGAGACCCAGTACAACCGGATAGCCGCGACGCTCGGCCTGGGGCGCGCCGCCTGA
- a CDS encoding iron chaperone — translation MGKNETGSTYEGFSAEERAAMKEYAREQKKAARRGSKADKAAEAARDVLAKIAEMDDSDRVMAERIHAVVTATAPELAPKTWYGMPAYARDGKVVCFFQSAGKFNARYATLGFSDLANLDEGTMWAAGFALTAVTDEVEARIAALVKQAVS, via the coding sequence ATGGGCAAGAACGAGACGGGCAGCACGTACGAGGGTTTCTCGGCCGAGGAGCGGGCCGCGATGAAGGAGTACGCCCGGGAGCAGAAGAAGGCGGCACGCCGCGGTTCGAAGGCGGACAAGGCGGCGGAGGCGGCGCGGGACGTGCTCGCGAAGATCGCGGAGATGGACGACTCGGACCGGGTCATGGCGGAGCGCATCCACGCGGTCGTCACGGCGACGGCGCCGGAGCTGGCGCCGAAGACCTGGTACGGCATGCCGGCGTACGCGCGGGACGGCAAGGTCGTCTGCTTCTTCCAGAGCGCGGGGAAGTTCAACGCGCGCTACGCGACGCTGGGGTTCAGCGATCTGGCGAACCTGGACGAGGGCACGATGTGGGCGGCGGGCTTCGCGCTGACCGCGGTGACGGACGAGGTGGAGGCGCGGATCGCGGCGCTGGTGAAGCAGGCGGTCAGCTAG
- a CDS encoding glycoside hydrolase family 6 protein, which produces MSARIRTLVCVVLLGVALGCPPPAVARDAAGGRVEPAAAAAPLWVDPDSAAARQVREWRRQGRGEDAELLKQIAERPVATWPRWDDPRPDVERAVAGAAAAGRRAVLVAYNIPHRDCGQHSAGGAADAAAYRAWIGAFADAIGDGPALVVLEPDAVAHMVAGCTPPEYHAERLELLSDAVTRLKQHPGAEVYLDAGHSNWIANVADVARSLRSAGVDRADGFALNVSNFQTTESEIGYGRRLSELLDGARFVIDTSRNGNGPLRGGADEAWCNPPGRALGRPPTTRTGVEGVAAYLWIKRPGDSDGTCRGGPPAGRWWPQYALGLARAAAANDGGTPGG; this is translated from the coding sequence ATGTCAGCGCGGATCCGTACGCTCGTGTGCGTCGTGCTTCTCGGGGTCGCCCTCGGCTGCCCGCCCCCGGCCGTCGCCCGGGATGCCGCGGGCGGACGGGTGGAGCCGGCGGCCGCCGCCGCACCCTTGTGGGTCGACCCCGACTCCGCCGCCGCCCGGCAGGTGCGGGAGTGGCGGCGGCAGGGGCGCGGCGAGGACGCGGAGTTGCTCAAGCAGATCGCGGAGCGCCCCGTGGCCACGTGGCCGCGGTGGGACGATCCCCGCCCCGACGTGGAGCGGGCGGTCGCGGGCGCGGCGGCAGCAGGGCGCCGGGCGGTGCTCGTCGCGTACAACATCCCGCACCGCGACTGCGGCCAGCACTCCGCGGGCGGCGCGGCGGACGCCGCGGCGTACCGCGCCTGGATCGGCGCCTTCGCGGACGCCATCGGGGACGGCCCGGCGCTGGTGGTCCTGGAGCCCGACGCCGTCGCGCACATGGTTGCGGGCTGCACGCCGCCGGAGTACCACGCCGAGCGCCTGGAGCTGCTGTCCGACGCCGTCACGCGGCTGAAGCAGCACCCGGGGGCCGAGGTCTACCTCGACGCCGGCCACTCCAACTGGATCGCCAACGTGGCCGACGTGGCCCGGTCGTTGCGCTCCGCCGGTGTCGACCGGGCCGACGGCTTCGCGCTGAACGTCTCCAACTTCCAGACCACCGAATCGGAGATCGGCTACGGCCGCCGGCTGTCCGAACTGCTCGACGGCGCCCGCTTCGTCATCGACACCAGCCGCAACGGCAACGGCCCGCTGCGCGGCGGCGCGGACGAGGCGTGGTGCAACCCGCCCGGCCGTGCGCTGGGCCGCCCGCCGACGACACGGACGGGCGTCGAGGGCGTGGCCGCGTACCTGTGGATCAAGCGGCCCGGGGACTCCGACGGCACCTGCCGCGGCGGCCCGCCGGCCGGCCGGTGGTGGCCGCAGTACGCCCTGGGCCTGGCCCGCGCCGCCGCGGCGAACGACGGCGGGACGCCCGGCGGCTGA
- a CDS encoding AMP-binding protein, with amino-acid sequence MALPLAERIATVARRHPENPALFWQGRPVSYRDLLAMARTAEKSIAALRIPEGNPVAVVAAKSPETIAVLLACMHTARPVLVPAADVTGKPLDGLLAETGALVLPDPRALTAGTAGPAVAGKPAESRVPEGTALILTTSGSASFPKAVPLPAAAIGAFVEWAAATFRIRAGTCVLSYAPLNFDLSLFDVWTTLSHGGQVALVAQDRAAHPGHLRTLLRQCPVHVVQGVPMLFQLLAAAEGHPGGDEFTSVAEVLVTGDSLSPAGLAALPGLFPRARLHNVYGCTETNDTFVHAMDPAGDIGRYGTVPIGRPVEGVAADIVTDDGTVLEGPGHGELIVSSPFQTSGYLDPAQRAKSFVGHPDGVTPGPYYRTGDLVTRHPDGALTLEGRSDFIVKIHGICINTAAVESALRSHPEVADAVVFALPDERTGRRLHAVVHRAAGSMLNSLRLREHVAPELPRAGIPSGIEFVDAPLPRTATGKIDRRTVANSL; translated from the coding sequence ATGGCTCTCCCGCTGGCGGAACGAATAGCGACGGTCGCGCGTCGGCACCCGGAGAACCCCGCACTGTTCTGGCAGGGCCGCCCGGTGTCGTACCGGGACCTGCTGGCGATGGCCCGCACCGCGGAGAAGAGCATCGCCGCGCTCCGCATTCCGGAGGGAAACCCCGTCGCCGTCGTCGCCGCGAAGTCGCCGGAGACCATCGCCGTCCTCCTCGCCTGCATGCACACCGCCAGGCCGGTGCTGGTGCCCGCCGCCGACGTGACGGGCAAGCCACTGGACGGACTCCTCGCCGAAACCGGCGCCCTCGTACTCCCCGACCCGCGCGCCCTCACCGCCGGCACCGCGGGACCGGCCGTCGCCGGAAAGCCCGCCGAGAGCCGGGTGCCCGAGGGCACCGCGCTGATCCTCACGACCTCCGGATCCGCCAGTTTCCCCAAGGCGGTGCCCCTGCCCGCCGCGGCGATCGGCGCCTTCGTGGAGTGGGCCGCGGCGACCTTCCGGATCCGCGCCGGCACGTGCGTACTGAGCTACGCGCCGCTCAACTTCGACCTCAGCCTCTTCGACGTCTGGACCACCCTCTCCCACGGCGGCCAGGTCGCCCTGGTGGCCCAGGACCGCGCCGCCCACCCCGGCCACCTGCGCACGCTGCTGCGGCAGTGCCCGGTGCACGTGGTCCAGGGCGTGCCGATGCTCTTCCAGCTCCTCGCCGCGGCCGAAGGGCACCCCGGCGGCGACGAGTTCACCTCGGTCGCCGAGGTCCTCGTCACCGGCGACTCGCTGTCCCCCGCCGGCCTCGCCGCGCTGCCCGGCCTCTTCCCCCGGGCGCGTTTGCACAATGTCTACGGCTGTACGGAGACCAACGACACCTTCGTCCACGCAATGGACCCCGCCGGCGACATCGGCCGCTACGGCACCGTGCCGATCGGCCGCCCCGTCGAAGGCGTCGCCGCCGACATCGTCACCGACGACGGCACCGTCCTCGAAGGACCGGGGCACGGCGAGCTGATCGTCTCCTCCCCCTTCCAGACCAGCGGCTACCTCGACCCGGCGCAGCGCGCCAAGTCGTTCGTCGGCCATCCCGACGGCGTGACCCCCGGCCCGTACTACCGCACGGGGGACCTCGTGACCCGCCACCCCGACGGCGCGCTCACCCTCGAAGGCCGCAGCGACTTCATCGTCAAGATCCACGGCATCTGCATCAACACCGCCGCCGTCGAAAGCGCGCTGCGCTCCCACCCCGAGGTGGCGGACGCCGTGGTCTTCGCCCTGCCGGACGAGCGGACCGGCAGACGGCTGCACGCCGTCGTGCACCGCGCCGCCGGGTCGATGCTCAACAGCCTGCGGCTGCGCGAACACGTCGCCCCGGAGCTGCCGCGCGCCGGCATCCCGAGCGGTATCGAGTTCGTCGACGCGCCGCTGCCGCGTACCGCCACCGGGAAGATCGACCGGCGCACCGTGGCGAACAGCCTCTGA
- a CDS encoding transglutaminase-like domain-containing protein, whose product MTTTDPESALAPTEFLNSDDPDVRDFVRRTLPWDGLGSRDAAVRLYYAVRDGIDYEVYGADLSRTGVSAGQVARTGKGICIHKSVLYAAALRAVGIPARLVLTDVRNHLSSPALRKLLGGDTFHYHTFTTVHLDGRWVRATPVFNRLLCRLYGMRPLDFDGRADSVHHPYDGDGARHMEVVREHGEFDDLPYERVLDGMRGAHPGIFADPASTRLVTGSLHADAGARKG is encoded by the coding sequence ATGACGACCACAGATCCGGAAAGCGCCCTCGCCCCCACCGAGTTCCTCAACTCCGACGACCCCGACGTCCGCGACTTCGTCCGCCGGACGCTGCCCTGGGACGGGCTCGGCAGCAGGGACGCGGCCGTACGCCTCTACTACGCGGTGCGCGACGGCATCGACTACGAGGTCTACGGCGCGGACCTGTCCCGCACCGGCGTCAGCGCCGGGCAGGTGGCCCGTACCGGCAAGGGCATCTGCATCCACAAGTCCGTGCTCTACGCCGCCGCCCTGCGCGCCGTCGGCATCCCCGCGCGCCTCGTGCTCACCGACGTGCGCAACCACCTGTCGTCGCCCGCGCTGCGCAAGCTCCTCGGCGGGGACACCTTCCACTACCACACCTTCACCACCGTCCACCTCGACGGCAGATGGGTGCGCGCGACCCCCGTCTTCAACCGGCTGCTCTGCCGCCTGTACGGCATGCGCCCCCTCGACTTCGACGGCCGGGCCGACAGCGTCCACCACCCGTACGACGGCGACGGCGCCCGCCACATGGAAGTCGTCCGTGAGCACGGCGAGTTTGACGACCTGCCGTACGAGCGGGTCCTCGACGGCATGCGCGGCGCGCACCCCGGCATCTTCGCGGACCCCGCGAGCACCCGGCTGGTCACCGGCTCGCTGCACGCCGACGCCGGCGCGCGGAAGGGCTGA
- a CDS encoding tRNA-dependent cyclodipeptide synthase: protein MEFTDTPLTPNCARVFDSGVHVVVGVSLGNSYFNGDVLRGLLRWLHVRFETIDIVVPDSSYHDNLLVAGHPAAYAKRKTTRETVTARSRILRSWQQAGIGAPGAEHLHLLSGLAGDAAYRSLRAQVVRGLAEDAELRRCCLEMSASALRSQLRGAEPSPGQVEAGLGYLEAELPFFLGSADVFGVASSLCFYHRPIPVAELLFARGGSLRPPPSQGYALIRPAHEAGPVPAEGEVQGVRS from the coding sequence GTGGAATTCACCGACACGCCCCTGACACCGAACTGCGCCCGGGTGTTCGACTCCGGCGTGCACGTCGTCGTCGGAGTCAGCCTGGGCAACAGCTACTTCAACGGCGACGTGCTGCGCGGGCTGCTGCGGTGGCTGCACGTGCGCTTCGAGACGATCGACATCGTCGTCCCCGACTCCTCCTATCACGACAACCTGCTGGTCGCGGGGCACCCGGCGGCGTACGCGAAGCGCAAGACCACCCGGGAGACCGTCACCGCGCGCAGCCGGATCCTGCGGTCGTGGCAGCAGGCGGGGATCGGCGCGCCGGGCGCGGAGCACCTGCACCTGCTGTCGGGGCTCGCCGGCGACGCGGCCTACCGGAGCCTGCGCGCGCAGGTGGTGCGGGGGCTCGCGGAGGACGCCGAACTGCGGCGCTGCTGCCTGGAGATGAGCGCGTCCGCACTGCGTTCGCAGTTACGGGGCGCGGAGCCCTCGCCGGGCCAGGTCGAGGCGGGCCTGGGGTACTTGGAGGCCGAGCTGCCGTTCTTCCTCGGCTCCGCCGACGTGTTCGGCGTCGCCTCGTCGCTGTGCTTCTACCACCGGCCCATTCCCGTGGCGGAGCTGCTCTTCGCCCGCGGCGGGAGCCTGCGCCCGCCGCCGTCGCAGGGGTACGCGCTGATCCGCCCGGCGCACGAGGCCGGCCCGGTGCCGGCGGAAGGGGAGGTGCAGGGTGTTCGCTCATGA
- a CDS encoding indole-3-glycerol phosphate synthase → MPFPADITPVNATDQRFGDALAVAELPVIMEIKQSRAGGEDLMRGRTAGDLVSRYEELGAPALSVVTGSWFGGSARLLDEVVAATSLPVLVKDFFTKEKQIRQAAEAGAAAVLLTATILPHRLMAVLIDACLAHGVTPFVEITSGAELSAITRAEACVVAVNNEDIRTRVAEEPDLGRSHDLLPRVRAAGAGLAVSAGGIATPEEAAGLLAAGFRGLTIGTGLLRAEDLDAWFGDLCALLPGAEPAAGDGRRRRTAEPSARRPAAGRTERAAAGSAPSTGAAAA, encoded by the coding sequence ATGCCCTTTCCGGCTGACATCACCCCCGTGAACGCGACGGACCAGCGCTTCGGCGACGCCCTGGCCGTGGCCGAGCTACCGGTGATCATGGAGATCAAGCAGTCCAGGGCGGGTGGTGAGGACCTGATGCGGGGCCGTACCGCCGGCGATCTGGTGTCCCGCTACGAGGAGTTGGGCGCGCCCGCGCTCTCCGTCGTCACCGGCTCGTGGTTCGGTGGCAGCGCCCGGCTCCTGGACGAGGTGGTCGCGGCGACCTCGCTGCCGGTTCTCGTCAAGGACTTCTTCACCAAGGAGAAGCAGATCAGGCAGGCCGCCGAGGCGGGCGCGGCGGCCGTGCTGCTCACCGCCACGATCCTGCCGCACCGGCTCATGGCGGTGCTGATCGACGCGTGCCTGGCCCACGGTGTCACGCCGTTCGTCGAGATCACCTCCGGCGCAGAACTGTCCGCGATCACCCGGGCCGAGGCGTGCGTCGTGGCGGTGAACAACGAGGACATCCGCACGCGGGTTGCCGAAGAGCCCGACCTGGGCCGCAGCCACGACCTGCTGCCGCGCGTCCGCGCCGCCGGTGCGGGCCTGGCCGTCAGCGCCGGCGGCATCGCCACCCCCGAGGAGGCCGCCGGGCTGCTCGCGGCCGGCTTCCGCGGGCTGACCATCGGCACCGGGCTCCTGCGCGCGGAGGACCTGGACGCCTGGTTCGGAGACCTGTGCGCACTGCTGCCCGGCGCAGAACCGGCGGCCGGGGACGGACGGCGGCGTCGGACGGCGGAGCCCTCCGCACGGAGGCCGGCCGCCGGCCGTACGGAACGGGCAGCGGCCGGCAGCGCACCGAGCACCGGCGCCGCCGCGGCCTGA